One stretch of Lacrimispora sphenoides DNA includes these proteins:
- a CDS encoding metal ABC transporter ATP-binding protein, producing the protein MAQLTCNNLTIGYDGKTVLKGLNFSVNSGDYLCIVGENGSGKSTLMKTILHLLAPLEGSIVIENKQHPEGIGYLPQQTVVQKDFPASVREIVLSGCLNRCGLRPYYSREEKQLSHENMEKMGISHLSKRCYRELSGGQQQRVLLARALCAAGKMLLLDEPVSGLDPKATAEMYELIKKLNEEGITIIMISHDIGSAVNYASHILHMGDPLFFGTKDEYLDSSIGKAYSSQNGGKEA; encoded by the coding sequence GTGGCACAGCTAACATGTAACAACCTTACCATCGGGTATGACGGCAAAACGGTCCTTAAGGGACTTAACTTTTCCGTAAACAGCGGTGATTATCTCTGTATCGTAGGAGAAAACGGTTCCGGGAAAAGTACTCTCATGAAAACTATTCTGCACCTTCTGGCGCCGCTTGAAGGAAGCATTGTTATAGAAAACAAGCAGCATCCAGAAGGAATCGGATATCTGCCTCAGCAGACAGTGGTACAAAAGGATTTTCCGGCATCTGTTCGGGAAATTGTTTTATCGGGCTGTCTGAACCGCTGTGGGCTGCGTCCCTATTACAGCCGCGAAGAAAAGCAGCTTTCCCATGAAAATATGGAGAAAATGGGGATCTCCCATTTGTCCAAACGGTGTTACAGAGAATTGTCCGGAGGCCAGCAGCAGCGAGTTCTGCTGGCACGGGCGCTGTGCGCTGCCGGAAAAATGCTTCTGCTTGACGAGCCTGTTTCAGGGCTTGACCCAAAGGCCACTGCCGAGATGTATGAGTTAATCAAAAAGCTGAATGAGGAAGGCATCACCATTATTATGATATCTCATGATATAGGCTCTGCAGTTAACTATGCAAGCCATATCCTGCACATGGGAGATCCTCTCTTTTTCGGAACAAAAGATGAGTATTTAGACAGCAGCATCGGCAAAGCTTATTCATCTCAGAATGGAGGCAAAGAAGCATGA
- a CDS encoding metal ABC transporter permease, with amino-acid sequence MSILIEKLALYFEYPFVRYALIVGILIALCSSLLGVTLVLKRFSFIGDGLSHVAFGGMAIATVMKLSNQMLLILPVTVICAILLLRTGQNAKIKGDAAIAMISVGALALGYLLMNIFSASANLAGDVCSTLFGSTSILTLTKTEVWLCVALSVVVIAVFLLFYHKIFAVTFDEDFARATGTKAEQYNLLIAVIIAIIIVLAMNLVGSLLISALVIFPALSAMRIFKNFKSVILCSAILSVFCAVLGILTSILAGTPVGSTIVAVDIAAFAICSLIGWIRGGVKG; translated from the coding sequence ATGAGTATATTGATTGAAAAATTAGCCTTATATTTTGAATATCCCTTTGTACGCTATGCTCTGATTGTCGGGATATTAATTGCTCTCTGCTCCTCCCTGTTGGGTGTTACACTGGTCTTAAAGCGTTTTTCCTTTATTGGCGACGGACTGTCCCATGTTGCCTTTGGGGGTATGGCAATCGCTACGGTAATGAAGCTGTCTAATCAAATGCTGCTCATTCTGCCGGTTACCGTCATCTGCGCAATTCTTCTGCTGCGAACGGGTCAGAATGCCAAAATCAAGGGCGATGCAGCTATCGCTATGATTTCCGTGGGCGCGCTGGCCCTGGGCTACCTGCTTATGAATATATTTTCTGCCTCAGCCAATCTGGCAGGAGACGTATGCAGCACGCTGTTTGGTTCAACCTCCATTCTGACACTGACAAAGACGGAAGTATGGCTTTGTGTTGCCCTTTCGGTGGTCGTTATCGCCGTATTTTTACTCTTTTACCATAAGATATTTGCAGTCACCTTTGATGAAGACTTTGCAAGAGCAACCGGCACAAAAGCGGAACAATACAACCTGCTGATTGCGGTTATCATAGCCATTATCATCGTACTTGCCATGAATCTGGTTGGATCTCTGCTGATCTCTGCATTGGTCATTTTTCCGGCGCTCTCGGCTATGCGCATATTTAAAAACTTTAAGTCCGTGATCCTTTGTTCGGCAATCCTTTCCGTCTTCTGCGCCGTACTGGGAATTCTAACATCCATTCTGGCAGGAACTCCGGTCGGTTCAACCATTGTAGCCGTTGATATCGCTGCGTTTGCCATATGCTCACTCATTGGGTGGATCCGGGGAGGTGTCAAAGGATGA